The Deltaproteobacteria bacterium genome window below encodes:
- a CDS encoding PilZ domain-containing protein, whose protein sequence is MLAIAQADRRLALRHLVQRPAECRRNGRLLAGTVRDQNEYGVFFALDRKSDTREPIFLPYQPQIGDLVVLLFNESDDQQLTVATVRWRGIHYEHRCEGLGLQFEDF, encoded by the coding sequence ATGTTAGCGATTGCTCAAGCTGATAGACGCTTAGCGCTTAGACATTTAGTACAACGCCCTGCAGAATGTCGACGTAATGGCAGATTATTAGCTGGCACTGTACGGGATCAAAACGAATACGGCGTTTTCTTTGCATTAGATCGCAAAAGTGACACTCGCGAGCCCATTTTTTTACCGTACCAACCACAAATTGGCGACCTGGTGGTATTACTTTTTAACGAAAGTGATGACCAACAACTTACCGTTGCGACTGTACGTTGGCGTGGAATTCATTATGAGCATCGGTGCGAGGGTCTGGGTTTGCAGTTTGAGGATTTTTAG